In Bufo gargarizans isolate SCDJY-AF-19 chromosome 6, ASM1485885v1, whole genome shotgun sequence, a single genomic region encodes these proteins:
- the LOC122939911 gene encoding uncharacterized protein LOC122939911 isoform X2 codes for MSGQREGEPRHEEQVALDVLLPYEIPDGLALIVFDVGVEGLYVQTRYQGGLINLNILDFTRCVLSVFETTVPGAQRNT; via the exons ATGTCCGGACAGCGGGAGGGAGAGCCCCGGCATGAGGAGCAG gTTGCCCTAGACGTCCTCCTACCATATGAAATTCCTGATGGATtg GCCCTGATCGTGTTTGATGTTGGTGTAGAGGGCCTCTACGTCCAGACTCGCTATCAGGGTGGTCTCATTAACCTGAATATCCTGGATTTTACTCGGTGTGTCCTTAGTGTCTTTGAG ACGACTGTACCGGGAGCACAGAGGAACACCTGA
- the LOC122939911 gene encoding zinc finger protein 484-like isoform X1: MQTANHRSGAGSQRAQKGKKSYSCSECGKCFARKSHLDSHQRHHTGEKPYSCSECGKCFTEKSNLATHQRVHTGVKPYSCSECGKCFTGKSNLATHQRVHTGVKPYSCSECGKCFTHKYNLDIHQRHHTGEKPYSCSECGKCFTHKKNLDIHQRQHTGEKPYSCSECGKCFSQKSNLDIHQRQHTGEKPYSCSECGKCFSHKSSLDIHQLYHTGEKPYSCSECGKCFILKSYLDIHQRHHTGVKPYSCSECGKCFILKSNLDIHQRHHTGVKPYSCSECGKCFYQKSYLNIHQRHHTGEKPYSCSECGKCFTRKSYLNIHQRHHTGEKSYSCSECGKCFTRKSYLNIHQRHHTGEKPYSCSECGKRFADKSILHNHQRIHTGEKSFSCPECGKCFARKNDLATHLKIHTGERSFSCPECGKWYAWKANLVNHLKSHTEEK, encoded by the coding sequence ATGCAGACTGCAAACCACAGAAGTGGTGCTGGATCCCAAAGAGCTCAGAAAGGGAAGAAGtcttattcatgttcagaatgtggcaaatgttttgcTCGGAAATCACATCTTGATAGCCATCAAAgacatcacacaggggagaagccgtattcatgttcagaatgtggcaaatgttttactgagaaatcaaatcttgcgacgcatcagagagttcacacaggtgtgaagccgtattcatgttcagaatgtggcaaatgttttactgGGAAATCAAATCTTGCGACGcatcagagagttcacacaggTGTGAAGCCgtattcctgttcagaatgtggcaaatgttttactcATAAATACAATCTTGATATTCATCAAAgacatcacacaggggagaagccatattcatgttcagaatgtggcaaatgttttactcataaaaaaaatcttgatattCATCAAAGAcaacacacaggggagaagccatattcatgttcagaatgtgggaaatgtttttctcagaaatcaaatcttgataTCCATCAAAGAcaacacacaggggagaagccatattcatgttcagaatgtggcaaatgtttttctCACAAATCAAGTCTTGATATCCATCAATtatatcacacaggggagaagccgtattcatgttcagaatgtggcaaatgttttattCTAAAATCTTATCTTGATATCCACCAAAGACATCACACAGGGgtgaagccgtattcatgttcagaatgtggcaaatgttttattCTAAAATCTAATCTTGATATCCACCAAAGACATCACACAGGggtgaagccatattcatgttcagagtgtggcAAATGTTTTTATCAGAAATCATATCTTAATATCCACCAAAgacatcacacaggggagaagccatattcatgttcagaatgtggcaaatgttttacgcGGAAATCATATCTTAATATCCACCAAAGACATCACACAGGTGAGAagtcatattcatgttcagaatgtggcaaatgttttacgcGGAAATCATATCTTAATATCCACCAAAgacatcacacaggggagaagccatattcatgttcagaatgtggtaaacgTTTTGCTGATAAATCAATTCTTCATaaccatcagagaattcacacaggggagaagtcattttcatgtccagaatgtggaaaatgttttgctAGGAAAAATGATCTTGCTACGCATTtaaaaattcacacaggggagaggtCATTTTCCTgcccagaatgtggaaaatggtaTGCTTGGAAAGCAAATCTTGTTAATCATCTGAAATCTCACACAGAGGAGAAGTGA